One window from the genome of Gloeomargarita sp. SRBZ-1_bins_9 encodes:
- a CDS encoding MraY family glycosyltransferase: protein MPYHLLAFLLAAGVVLGVTPWVKRWGLQVGSVDLPNERKIHRQPMVRIGGVAIFVGYVLALLVVWWAGGFVDAQGQPLRAQADAQIWATTVGGLGFFLIGLVDDLFSLSPGVRLVLQMVVAGAVWAWGVRIDFVTLPGLGLVSVGSWSLPLTLLWLVGMANAINMVDGVDGLAAGVSGIAAVVLLVVTQFLGQPAAALLAAALAGACLGFLRYNFNPAQIFMGDGGAYFMGFTLAAMGVIGLVKRVTTAAVVLPYIILAVPLLDMTWVVIDRLRRGKSPFFPDQRHLHHRLLRAGLSQRETVTVIYSLTLWAGSVALALAELPGSAVYVTVATLLLGFVGWRVWQRRRS from the coding sequence ATGCCCTACCATCTGCTGGCGTTTCTGCTGGCTGCAGGGGTGGTGCTGGGGGTCACCCCCTGGGTAAAGCGGTGGGGGTTGCAGGTGGGGTCGGTGGACCTGCCCAATGAGCGCAAAATTCACCGGCAACCGATGGTGCGCATCGGGGGGGTGGCCATTTTTGTCGGTTACGTGCTGGCGCTGCTGGTGGTGTGGTGGGCGGGGGGGTTTGTGGATGCCCAGGGTCAACCGCTGCGGGCGCAGGCAGATGCGCAAATTTGGGCGACAACGGTGGGGGGGCTGGGGTTTTTCCTGATCGGGTTGGTGGATGATCTGTTTTCCCTGTCGCCGGGGGTGCGGCTGGTGCTGCAAATGGTGGTGGCGGGGGCGGTGTGGGCCTGGGGGGTACGGATTGATTTTGTGACGCTGCCGGGGCTGGGGCTGGTGTCGGTGGGGAGCTGGAGTTTGCCCTTGACGTTGCTGTGGCTGGTGGGGATGGCCAACGCTATCAATATGGTGGATGGGGTGGATGGGTTGGCGGCGGGGGTCTCAGGGATTGCGGCGGTGGTGCTCCTGGTGGTGACGCAGTTTCTGGGGCAACCGGCGGCAGCGTTGTTGGCGGCAGCCCTGGCGGGGGCATGCTTGGGCTTTTTGCGCTATAACTTCAACCCGGCGCAGATTTTTATGGGGGATGGGGGGGCCTATTTCATGGGCTTTACCCTGGCGGCGATGGGGGTCATTGGTCTGGTAAAGCGGGTGACGACGGCGGCGGTGGTGTTGCCCTACATCATCCTGGCCGTGCCCCTGCTGGATATGACCTGGGTGGTGATTGACCGGCTGCGGCGGGGTAAATCCCCTTTTTTCCCAGATCAACGCCATTTACACCACCGGCTGCTGCGGGCGGGGCTGTCCCAGCGGGAAACGGTGACGGTGATCTATAGCTTGACCCTGTGGGCCGGTAGCGTGGCCCTGGCGCTGGCGGAGCTTCCCGGGTCGGCGGTGTATGTTACCGTGGCGACTCTGTTGCTGGGGTTTGTGGGTTGGCGGGTCTGGCAGCGGCGGCGGTCATGA